One window of the Pedobacter ginsengisoli genome contains the following:
- a CDS encoding TetR family transcriptional regulator C-terminal domain-containing protein, with translation MATAQQIRNGYIDYVLMNDEKPKSVYSFVKKLKISESDFYEFYASFESIEKIIWVDLIVETIDTLQQQEVWNEYSSRDKILAFFYSYVEVLKKQRSFIIYSLKQAKDSFSTPAALSGVKPIFEHFAEDILNEGLDTGELEDRKFFSKRYKDALWMQFAFILKFWVNDDSAGFEKTDEAIEKGINVTFDLFQRSPIDNLLEYGKFLSRNGHFKEKMRF, from the coding sequence ATGGCAACTGCTCAGCAAATTCGAAATGGCTATATCGATTATGTTTTAATGAACGATGAGAAGCCTAAATCAGTTTATAGTTTTGTTAAAAAATTAAAGATATCTGAGTCCGATTTTTATGAGTTTTATGCTTCTTTTGAAAGCATAGAAAAGATTATATGGGTTGACTTAATAGTAGAAACTATTGATACCTTACAGCAACAAGAGGTATGGAATGAATATTCATCCCGAGATAAGATCCTGGCATTTTTCTATAGTTATGTTGAGGTACTCAAAAAGCAAAGAAGCTTTATAATTTATAGCCTCAAACAGGCTAAAGATAGTTTCTCCACTCCTGCTGCCCTTTCAGGCGTAAAACCAATATTTGAACATTTTGCCGAGGATATTTTAAACGAAGGTTTAGATACAGGAGAATTGGAAGATAGAAAGTTTTTTAGCAAAAGATATAAAGATGCTCTTTGGATGCAATTTGCCTTTATATTAAAATTTTGGGTTAATGATGATAGTGCCGGGTTTGAAAAAACTGATGAAGCAATAGAAAAAGGTATAAATGTAACCTTTGACTTATTTCAAAGATCACCCATCGATAACCTCCTGGAATATGGAAAGTTTCTTTCCAGAAATGGGCATTTTAAAGAGAAGATGAGATTTTAA
- the hutU gene encoding urocanate hydratase has translation MNLNLDLSKKNTPTGTTLSCKGWIQEAALRMLLNNLDPEVGERPEELIVYGGRGKAARNKEALALIIKALQNLDDNETLLIQSGKPIGVLPTHKDAPRVLISNSQLVPKWATQQHFDELEDKGLMMYGQMTAGSWIYIGSQGIVQGTYETYSSLAKKHFNGNLKNTLNVTAGLGGMGGAQPLAITMNNGVCLAAEVEEWRIQKRLETRYIDEIEHNIDTAIDRALQYKQEGKAISIGVVCNAVELLQRLIDRNITPDTLTDQTSAHDPLIGYFPEGLSVSEANALRSADPEKYVERSYATMARHVQQMLELQKRGAITFDYGNNLRGRALEVGVKNAFDFPGFVPAYIRPLFCEGKGPFRWAALSGDPQDIYETDKVILELFPENESLKQWITMAQERIAFQGLPARICWLGQGEREKAGVAFNKLVAEGKVKAPIVIGRDHLDTGSVASPNRETEGMMDGSDAVADWPILNALINTAGGASWVSLHHGGGVGIGYSIHAGMVIVADGTADAETRIKRVLHNDPAMGVIRHADAGYDIAKDTLRKHRLGL, from the coding sequence ATGAATTTAAATCTTGATCTCAGTAAAAAAAACACACCAACCGGCACTACATTAAGCTGCAAAGGATGGATACAGGAAGCCGCATTACGAATGTTATTGAACAACCTTGATCCGGAAGTTGGTGAACGTCCTGAAGAGCTTATAGTTTATGGTGGCCGCGGTAAAGCTGCCAGAAATAAAGAAGCCCTTGCTTTAATTATTAAAGCTTTACAAAACCTGGATGACAATGAGACACTCCTGATACAATCGGGCAAACCTATAGGGGTATTACCAACACATAAAGACGCTCCAAGGGTATTGATATCCAACTCTCAGCTTGTTCCCAAATGGGCTACCCAGCAACACTTTGACGAACTTGAAGATAAGGGCTTGATGATGTATGGGCAAATGACAGCAGGGTCATGGATCTACATCGGCTCGCAGGGCATAGTACAAGGCACTTATGAAACCTATTCGTCATTGGCTAAAAAACATTTTAATGGTAATTTAAAAAACACTTTAAATGTTACTGCAGGCCTTGGGGGTATGGGAGGCGCGCAGCCACTTGCAATAACAATGAATAATGGGGTATGCTTGGCAGCTGAGGTTGAAGAATGGCGCATTCAGAAAAGATTAGAAACAAGATACATCGATGAGATTGAACATAATATAGATACTGCAATTGACCGAGCATTACAATATAAACAAGAAGGCAAAGCAATATCAATTGGTGTGGTTTGTAATGCAGTAGAGCTATTACAGCGATTAATTGATAGAAATATTACACCTGATACTTTGACCGATCAGACCTCTGCTCATGATCCTTTGATTGGATATTTTCCTGAAGGATTAAGTGTTTCAGAAGCCAATGCTTTGCGTAGTGCAGATCCTGAAAAGTATGTAGAACGCTCTTATGCCACAATGGCCAGGCATGTACAACAAATGTTGGAATTGCAGAAGAGAGGCGCAATTACCTTTGATTACGGCAACAATCTGCGTGGACGCGCACTGGAGGTTGGTGTTAAAAATGCATTTGACTTCCCTGGTTTTGTTCCGGCTTATATTCGTCCGCTTTTTTGTGAAGGTAAGGGGCCTTTTAGATGGGCAGCCCTAAGCGGAGATCCTCAGGATATTTATGAAACAGACAAAGTAATTCTTGAGTTATTTCCTGAAAATGAAAGCTTAAAACAATGGATCACTATGGCGCAGGAACGCATCGCGTTTCAGGGTTTACCGGCAAGAATTTGCTGGCTTGGACAAGGAGAGCGGGAAAAAGCAGGCGTGGCATTTAATAAATTAGTGGCGGAAGGAAAAGTAAAAGCGCCAATTGTAATAGGTAGAGATCATTTAGATACCGGCTCTGTTGCTTCGCCAAACCGCGAAACTGAGGGAATGATGGATGGTTCTGATGCGGTTGCAGATTGGCCAATTCTTAATGCCCTAATTAATACAGCCGGTGGAGCTAGCTGGGTTTCACTTCACCACGGTGGCGGAGTTGGAATTGGATATTCCATCCATGCGGGAATGGTAATAGTTGCTGATGGCACTGCAGATGCTGAAACAAGAATTAAACGTGTGTTGCATAATGATCCAGCAATGGGCGTTATAAGACATGCGGATGCAGGATACGATATTGCTAAAGATACTTTGAGAAAACACAGACTGGGCCTATAA
- a CDS encoding TonB-dependent receptor, translated as MKKIQFLLVVLLYAFFSATGFATELIELKGKVVDAETQQPLPGASIVIPDLRVSVMTNDAGEFTLKNVPARGSFLVQVRYIGYQTITKTVDFKTVGSMEFSLKSSVIEGREVVITGSANSSDNKKNSTSIATVSKADLLYRPSTNLIDAISRTPGVSQITTGAGISKPVIRGLSYNRVVTLNNGVKQQGQQWGDEHGIEIDQYSADRVEVLKGPASLMYGSDALGGVINILDALPAPEGTLKGELLTNYATNNGLTGSSLMLQGNENGFVYRARGSYKNAYSYQTPTEYVPNSGFNESNFEGQIGLNKRWGYAHLDASSFRTNIGFYEPARNEDGQLVDEDGAVFTDKQNKDRTLAFPKQDVRHYKVALNSNILLGEGSLKATLGYQHNLRRELEAAGEDPALFLNSHTYSYDLKYSFNEVNGWAPVVGVSGEFIHSLNTEGEEQLIPDFDSQAFGGFAFVKKTWDKNTFNIGARFDYRKMTGKDFHTDDVDFNAFSNKFSHITGALGYTHEFNDALSFKANAGSAFRAPNIAELSSNGVHEGVFRYEVGNSNLKPEQSYQFDASFDYENKYLSASLGGFANYINDYIYYSTSGETKEVDGRDFPVYNFVQDNAFLRGIEASLTLHPVSFIHLENGFSFTRATNRTTKESLPFIPAATLRNELRFEPKINGTEHSYLSVGIDNFFKQSKIDSFEQPSSGYTLLNAAIGTTVKLSKNQDITIYVAGKNLLDKAYYDHLSRFKPGRLSDEDPALGIYNQGRNVTFGVNIPFTLKK; from the coding sequence ATGAAAAAGATACAATTTTTATTAGTTGTACTACTATATGCGTTTTTCTCTGCAACAGGTTTTGCTACTGAATTAATAGAATTGAAAGGTAAAGTTGTTGATGCCGAAACGCAGCAGCCTTTACCGGGAGCTTCAATTGTAATCCCGGATCTTAGGGTTTCTGTTATGACAAATGATGCGGGTGAATTTACCCTTAAAAATGTACCTGCCCGCGGGAGCTTCCTTGTGCAGGTTAGATACATTGGATATCAAACAATAACCAAAACTGTTGATTTTAAAACTGTAGGATCAATGGAATTCAGCCTAAAGTCAAGCGTAATCGAGGGACGGGAAGTGGTTATCACTGGATCGGCGAATAGTTCCGATAATAAGAAAAACAGTACTTCTATAGCAACGGTAAGCAAGGCAGATCTGCTGTATCGCCCGTCAACTAATCTGATCGATGCTATATCCCGTACCCCGGGAGTATCTCAAATCACAACCGGGGCTGGAATATCAAAACCGGTTATCCGTGGTTTAAGTTATAATAGAGTAGTTACCCTTAATAATGGGGTTAAGCAACAAGGACAGCAGTGGGGAGATGAGCATGGAATTGAAATTGATCAATACAGTGCAGATAGGGTCGAAGTGTTAAAAGGCCCTGCAAGTTTAATGTATGGATCTGACGCCTTAGGTGGGGTTATTAATATACTTGATGCCTTACCAGCTCCAGAAGGGACTCTAAAAGGAGAGCTCTTAACGAATTATGCAACAAACAATGGTCTAACCGGTAGTTCATTAATGCTTCAGGGTAACGAAAATGGGTTTGTTTATAGGGCCAGGGGCTCTTATAAAAATGCCTATTCTTATCAGACACCTACAGAGTATGTACCCAATTCAGGGTTTAATGAATCTAACTTTGAAGGTCAGATTGGATTAAATAAAAGGTGGGGTTATGCACATTTAGATGCATCCAGCTTCCGTACTAATATTGGGTTTTATGAGCCTGCCAGAAATGAAGATGGGCAGCTTGTGGATGAAGATGGAGCTGTTTTTACAGATAAGCAGAATAAAGACCGAACATTGGCATTCCCAAAACAAGATGTCCGCCATTATAAGGTTGCTTTAAACAGTAATATCTTATTAGGCGAAGGAAGCTTAAAAGCAACCCTTGGCTATCAGCACAATTTACGCAGAGAGCTTGAAGCGGCAGGTGAAGACCCGGCTTTATTTTTAAATAGTCATACCTATAGCTATGATTTAAAATATTCTTTTAATGAAGTGAATGGCTGGGCTCCTGTAGTTGGTGTTTCAGGTGAGTTCATCCATAGTTTGAATACGGAGGGAGAAGAGCAATTAATTCCGGATTTTGACAGTCAGGCATTTGGTGGCTTTGCTTTCGTTAAGAAAACATGGGACAAAAATACTTTTAACATTGGTGCCAGGTTTGATTATAGAAAAATGACCGGTAAAGATTTCCATACCGATGATGTAGATTTCAATGCATTTAGTAATAAATTTTCACACATAACCGGTGCCCTGGGTTATACACATGAATTTAATGATGCACTTAGCTTTAAGGCTAATGCCGGAAGTGCGTTCAGAGCACCAAATATTGCAGAATTATCATCTAATGGTGTACATGAGGGGGTATTCCGTTATGAAGTAGGTAATTCAAATCTTAAGCCTGAGCAGAGTTATCAGTTTGATGCATCCTTTGATTATGAGAACAAATATCTAAGCGCCAGTTTAGGTGGTTTTGCAAATTACATCAACGATTATATCTATTATAGCACCAGCGGGGAGACCAAAGAAGTTGATGGCAGAGACTTTCCTGTTTACAACTTTGTTCAGGATAATGCATTTTTGAGAGGCATAGAAGCTTCCTTGACTTTACATCCGGTAAGTTTTATTCACTTAGAGAACGGATTTTCTTTTACAAGAGCTACCAATCGTACAACGAAAGAATCTCTACCCTTTATTCCGGCGGCAACTTTACGCAATGAATTGCGCTTTGAGCCAAAAATTAACGGGACTGAACATTCTTATCTTTCTGTTGGTATTGATAATTTCTTTAAGCAAAGTAAAATCGACAGTTTTGAGCAACCCTCATCTGGCTATACGCTTCTAAATGCAGCAATTGGAACAACCGTTAAGCTGAGTAAAAATCAAGATATTACGATTTATGTTGCCGGCAAAAACTTATTAGATAAAGCTTATTATGACCATCTAAGTCGGTTTAAGCCTGGTAGGTTAAGTGATGAAGATCCTGCTCTTGGTATTTATAATCAGGGCCGTAACGTCACATTTGGAGTGAATATTCCGTTTACTTTAAAAAAGTAA